GAAAGGAGTTATGGAGAAAAGTCATAAAGTGTTCTGTTGTAGTTAATGGTtatggattgaatttgaaaacaaGCTTTGGATGGATTTGAGCCTAAATTGAATGTTATCTCTtagatatgatattgttgatgttgttattgatgtttgggagttgttttggagtttgatggAAGTAGGTgatacaagggaaatgctgcctaaatttcgttagctcaccTAATAGTTTAGTTTGATCTTTTAAGTGTTTCAATGAATTAGCCTTAGTAagaattatcttgaatgtagatttgcaagctcgggaggatagaagttgagtggttaagtagacgacgaggtatgttaaggctgtccctttctttcttatggcatgatcttattAATACAATCCCATacaaatgatatccataatgtccctattcttagaaatactagaagtttattgttcttgatgttcttatggtattattgatatttgtctcatgattattgatcttgtcttatggttattgatcttgtttattgttgttaatctcatcttatggttattgttccttcaaggtgagatatgctgatgatgatagttccataatgataatctgAGGTTATTGACCTTAAGTCACTCGATAAGTCATAACgttttcttgggctctcatccatgcttatatatatatatatatatatatatatatatatatatatatatatatatatatatatatatatatatatatatatatgctattttctcacaccgagtcgcgctatagtcggatatatatatatatagctattttctcacaccgagtcACGCTATAGTCGGCTCGatacggcacctattgtgcacaccactgcagttgggtttgaataacaccgagcctatcatggccgggtacggatgacaccgagcctgTGTGGCAGGGTatggtattatgatatatgcatatatatgaaaatggtaattttttttaaaggaaggcatgcatgatatccgccttaagaggcaatcagatgtacaggttaatTCTCTTATCTTATGTTACCTTCAtatctttatttgttcttttccatgccttacatactcggtacattattcgtactgacgttcttttgtttgtggatgctgcgtttatgcccgcaggtagacaaggagacagTACGGATCCTTAGATAGTCATCGCAGCGTTGGcataggagcactccacttgttccggagttgcatCTCAttttggtatgattcttttatgtacatatgggtatggcggggtcctgtcccttcattattatgttatgcactctatgtagaggcccgtagacagatgtgtacagtTAGTTGTCctatgaccttctcggtccatattttgttatatcatttaaatagccttgtcgacttgtaTACATGGGCACAGTTTGAtgacgtatatatgtatatatctctTGGCATGTGTCCCTTATAGTTTATGACATCTATTAGTCAGCATTATGGCCCACTCaagtatgattatgagatgcatGTATTTCATGCgatgctcggtaggttagcgccgggtgcccgtcatggccctcgggTTGGGTCGGGACAGAAATTTATGGCCCGTATTTATTTATACAGACCGTACTTTTGGATCGTATCAATgatgaacaaaaaaaagttactcACTGTTTTGTACCATCTAAGAAATACGATCGAGAAGTACGGATCGTATTTAATTTTACGGGCCGTACTTTTGGGCTTAGTggtaagagaagaaaaagtGGCACAGTGTTTTGTGCCAACCAATAATACGACCCAAAATATGGACCGTAATTAAAAATATGGTCATAAATACGGTCTGTATTTATGAAAGGCCAGGTCATTAAAATGCCCATGTACATATTTAAGAAATACAGACCGCATTTCAAGTCGGAGAATTAAGAGGGTTTAAACAAAAGAGGCCCGCCTTTCCCACTTCCCCCACTTCACAAAACATTAACACCACACTTTTATTCTTACTCCCATTACCACCCACGACCTTCCACCCATACACCACCAAAAATCTCTCCTTAAATCCCCATAACTCCCTCACAACACATCACCCAAATTACCAAACAAGTACTCCTATACATACAACCCTCTGTTCTCTAAGAAATTTTTggtatttctatttttctcgTAATGCTCATTAACTTGTGTCAACAAGATCATCATCACAGGGATGTTAATGCTCTAATCACTTCTACTTTACACATTAGGTTATGGTTGATTTGGTGGGATGATTACCTTTGATTGAACTTAGGGTTTAATAGGGTGAAAATCTTGTTTATTGAATTTTGATTGGGGGTGagcatattaatgtgatttaaGACTCATGGGGATGAGTATATCGAAACCACACTGAGTCTGAGGGCATTTTGATGGACGATTTCTATTTTGGAATCCAAAATTGTTTATGCCCGCCAATTGTTCGACAAAATGTCAATGATAAGAAATTGCTCAAAATGGGTAAAGTCTGAGTAACCCAACCCCCATAGGAAGTGAAAACCAtgaaatatgtgtgttgtgtggtctGTGAACTTGTACTGACGCAAAATCAAgtgtttgaaaaaaattgaggtcGATAAGAAAATACGACCCAAGATATGGcttgtataaagttatacgaaccgtatccTGGGCCGTATTCAACTAGCCAGGATTTGATGtttctttccaaaaatataCGAGCAGAAATACGGATTGTATCTTTGGCCGTATTTACAAAATTGAAATATTACGGCCaccttatacggaccattttTACGAGCatctaaaaaaaatacaaaaatattttcctttctttcttttgttttagttCCATATAACTAATGCTGTCTCTCTTCAGGTATGCCTCCGAAAAACACCATTCGAAGAGGTGGAGGGTCCCAACTATCTGGACGGGACCGTCAGGATAGAACAACGATCCAAACCTGACTGCGGGATGAACCTTCCGActaggaggaggaggaggaggtcATACCAGCAAAGAAGAATAGGGGAGTTTCCACATTCGGGCCTCGAAACACAACACCTTCATCTGATTCCTCCCATTCTGAAGATGAGGGATCTTCCTCCTCTGACTCCGGTGATGAGGAAAAAAAGGGGAATGAGGAGACAGAACAGGAAAGCAGCTCAGCCACAGAGCTTTCTACTACTCTTCCGAATCCTCCGGTCCGTAGTGAAGAAAAGGTCAGAAGGTTGGAAGTAAGGAGTAAAAAATTGGATAATGATAGCTTGAGGTTTAGGGGTCGAGGgatccaaaaaattatttgaccAAGGGATAGCTCCGACAAAGAGAGGGGGAAAGCCGCAAAGAAATATATGGGAAGAATAGCGGATTGCTTTTGAGGGTCTGACCACCTGCCCTCGCACTATTGAGGCATTACGCGCCATCAGTTCGAGGTCTTTGGTAACCATCCGGAGACTATTGCCCGGTTATTGTGCAGGAATTCTATGCCTTGTATGGGGCCACTTTAGCATTGATGAGACGACCGGGTCAGACCATACAGTAAGTCCCAATATAGGATGCGATTACGGTCCATGTAACATTAGCAGCAAAGCAATCAATAGAGTCTACTTTGGCAATGATTATGAGGCACCATCTAACGAGGTCGAGTATTTGGATAAATTCGAAAGGCGAGAAACAACATCTGTGATGAAATGGGTGGCTTCTGTAATAGCAAGGAATGATCCGCCTTGGTTGACAAACCTAAAGGCCAAGATTCTAAAATGAACCCTCACACTGGAAGCTAAATTTTGGTGGAGCTTGGTGAGGTACAAGTTATGCCCTACACAGAATGATAATACCCTCACTTCTGACCAGGCCGTGGTAGTCACAACTTTGATGTCGAGGTATTCAATGAATTTAGGGCGACTGATAGCTGCAGAGATCAGAGAGAGAGAAACACAGCCGACTACCTCCTTGATGTTCTCGTGTCTAATCACTTAATTGTGCAAAAACGTAGATGTGTTGAGCATTCTAAACCGTGATCATAGTGTTAAGGTTCACATGTGGTTGAATGGAAAAAACGCAAGAATGATGGCGTTGATGACACTTTATTGCAGATGCCTACTGACGACACTCAGGCCGAGTCTAGTCTTGGGGCCGCAGAGGATAACACCATAGAGGCACCTCCCACTACTAACCCGGTACAAGAATCGCTATCGCTTGCCCGGCCAAGCTCTTTGCGCTCTAGTTCTTGCTTGACTACTCGGATTCTTTTGTCCCGGCCCTTCGCTGCGACCCGTGACCACTGCCCCTTCTTGCGCCGACTTCTTCGGCTGTTCCTCCACCTACAGTACAGAGAGGGGCTAACCCCTTTGCATTCAATAAACAAAACTTCTGAGAGATGGCAATTAAAGCAACGAAGGCTGAGAAGCAGGTTGGTATTATCATGGAGCAGATCTGGAAGTTTGTGGCAAAAGAGATTAAGGTGGCCATAGCACTGATACATGAAACGACTGAGAATTCTTATGACGTTATCTAGACGAGACTTGATGGGTTTGAGATGAGATTGTCTGCAATAGAGTGGGCAGGACCCGAAGGTGATATAGGACCACTTCAGGATGAGCTTGCTAGGTTGAAATCTGAGGTGCAGGCACTGAAAGCACAAGATGAGGTTGTATTGGAAGATCCTGTTTTGATGACCCAGGTTAATTTTGACGATCTCATTCAGGTCAAGAATTTAATAGAGGAGGATGACTCCACAATACAGAATAAGGGCAAAAGAAAGTGGGATGACATGGATACATCGGGTGAGGATCCGGAGGAGGTGACTCAGAGGTTGGGCTTAATGGAGGATGAGAGTTTGCAGGTGCCTGTGTATAACTCTCTGCTTGATAGTTACCCTGATCCGGCTAGTGCCTCATCTAGTCGCCCACCAGTGGAGTCGATGCTGCCTAGCCAGCCCAGCATGCCGGTTGAGCCCATTGTTCATCATGATGCTAAGACAGT
This portion of the Lycium ferocissimum isolate CSIRO_LF1 chromosome 1, AGI_CSIRO_Lferr_CH_V1, whole genome shotgun sequence genome encodes:
- the LOC132030241 gene encoding uncharacterized protein LOC132030241; the encoded protein is MRLSAIEWAGPEGDIGPLQDELARLKSEVQALKAQDEVVLEDPVLMTQVNFDDLIQVKNLIEEDDSTIQNKGKRKWDDMDTSGEDPEEVTQRLGLMEDESLQVPVYNSLLDSYPDPASASSSRPPVESMLPSQPSMPVEPIVHHDAKTVTTEADATNLTVEATQSRDNQSA